A window of the Polaribacter batillariae genome harbors these coding sequences:
- a CDS encoding YebC/PmpR family DNA-binding transcriptional regulator has translation MGRAFEFRKARKMKRWSAMAKTFTRIGKDIVMAVKEGGPNPETNSRLRAVIQNAKAANMPKDNVERAIKKATDKDTANYKEVLFEGYAPHGVAILLETATDNNNRTVANVRAAFNKCDGNLGTSGSVVFMFDHTCNFTLKKEDITMDMEELELELIDFEVEEVFDDEEGVIIYAPFEQFGALQSYFENNNIEILSSGFERIPTTTVKLNEEQQADVEKLLEKLEEDDDVQNVYHSMENS, from the coding sequence ATGGGTAGAGCATTTGAGTTTCGAAAAGCAAGAAAAATGAAACGTTGGTCTGCAATGGCTAAAACATTTACCAGAATTGGTAAAGACATTGTGATGGCAGTAAAAGAAGGAGGTCCTAACCCAGAAACAAACTCACGTTTAAGAGCTGTTATACAAAATGCGAAGGCTGCCAATATGCCTAAAGACAACGTAGAACGTGCCATAAAAAAAGCAACCGATAAAGATACTGCAAACTATAAAGAAGTTCTTTTTGAAGGCTATGCACCTCATGGAGTTGCCATTCTTTTAGAAACGGCCACAGACAATAACAATAGAACTGTTGCCAATGTTAGAGCTGCTTTTAATAAGTGCGATGGAAACTTAGGAACTTCTGGTTCTGTCGTTTTTATGTTCGACCATACCTGTAATTTTACCTTAAAAAAAGAAGATATTACTATGGATATGGAAGAATTAGAATTAGAATTAATAGATTTTGAAGTTGAAGAAGTTTTCGACGACGAAGAAGGTGTTATTATTTATGCCCCTTTCGAACAATTTGGTGCTTTACAATCTTATTTTGAAAACAATAACATCGAAATTCTTTCTTCTGGCTTCGAGAGAATTCCAACAACAACAGTAAAATTGAATGAAGAACAACAAGCAGATGTAGAAAAATTGTTAGAAAAATTAGAAGAAGATGACGATGTACAAAATGTGTATCACAGTATGGAAAACTCCTAG